One stretch of Castor canadensis chromosome 14, mCasCan1.hap1v2, whole genome shotgun sequence DNA includes these proteins:
- the Marchf2 gene encoding E3 ubiquitin-protein ligase MARCHF2 isoform X3, with the protein MTTGDCCHLPGSLCDCSGSPAFSKVVEATGLGPPQYVAQVTSRDGRLLSTVIRALDTPSDCPFCRICHEGANGESLLSPCGCTGTLGAVHKSCLEKWLSSSNTSYCELCHTEFAVEKRPRPLTEWLKDPGPRTEKRTLCCDMVCFLFITPLAAISGWLCLRGAQDHLRLHSRLEAVGLIALTIALFTIYVLWTLVSGCSGQ; encoded by the exons ATGACGACAGGCGACTGCTGCCACCTCCCAGGCTCCCTGTGTGACTGCTCTGGCAGTCCAGCCTTCTCCAAGGTCGTGGAGGCCACAGGCCTCGGGCCACCTCAGTATGTGGCGCAGGTGACTTCAAGGGATGGCCGGCTCCTCTCAACTGTCATCCGGGCCTTGGACACACCAAG TGACTGTCCTTTCTGCCGGATCTGTCACGAGGGAGCCAATGGGGAGAGCTTGCTGTCCCCGTGTGGCTGTACCGGCACTCTGGGAGCCGTGCACAAGAGCTGCCTGGAGAAGTGGCTTTCTTCATCCAACACCAGCTACTGTGAGCTGTGCCACACGGAGTTTGCAGTGGAAAAGCGGCCCCGACCTCTCACAGAG TGGCTGAAGGACCCAGGGCCTCGGACAGAGAAGCGTACACTGTGCTGCGACATGGTGTGCTTCTTGTTCATCACACCACTGGCTGCGATCTCGGGCTGGCTGTGCCTACGAGGAGCCCAGGACCACCTTCGCCTCCACAGCCGGCTGGAGGCCGTGGGGCTCATCGCCCTTACCATTGCCCTGTTCACCATCTATGTTCTCTGGACGCTGGTGAGTGGCTGCAGTGGACAGTAG